The Budorcas taxicolor isolate Tak-1 chromosome 5, Takin1.1, whole genome shotgun sequence genome includes a window with the following:
- the LOC128048344 gene encoding olfactory receptor 8S1-like: MRNHSTITEFILTGLSDDPHIQALLFVLFLVIYLLTVMGNLTMLLLIRADSHLHTPMYFFLSNLSFVDLCFSCVTLPKLLKDLLSEKKTISVEGCLTQVFFVFFSSGTEACLLSVMAYDRYAAICHPLHYGQVISTQLCVRLVLISWGLACLNAFVIVLLAISLDFCDAQTIHHYTCELPALFPLSCSDISVVTNILLCSSLLHGLGTFIPIFFSYARIISTILSISSTTGRSKAFSTCSSHLIAVILFFGSGFLCYLMPPSGSSLDLLLSVQYSAVTPMLNPLIYSLKNKEVKAAVKRTLGKHL; this comes from the coding sequence ATGAGGAACCACAGCACCATCACCGAGTTCATCCTCACTGGGCTGTCAGACGACCCCCACATCCAGGCTCTACTCTTTGTGCTCTTCCTGGTGATTTACCTCCTGACCGTGATGGGGAACCTGACGATGCTGCTGCTGATCAGGGCTGACTCCCACCTCCATACGCCCATGTACTTCTTCTTGAGTAATCTATCATTTGTGGACCTCTGCTTCTCTTGTGTCACTCTGCCCAAGCTCCTGAAGGACCTCCTGTCTGAGAAGAAAACCATCTCTGTCGAGGGCTGCCTGACTCAGgtcttctttgtgtttttctcttcAGGAACTGAAGCCTGTCTACTCtcagtgatggcctatgaccgctatgcTGCAATCTGCCACCCCCTGCACTATGGCCAGGTGATAAGCACCCAGCTCTGTGTGAGGCTAGTGTTGATCTCATGGGGCCTGGCCTGTCTCAATGCATTTGTCATTGTGCTCCTGGCTATTAGCCTGGATTTCTGTGATGCCCAAACCATCCACCACTACACCTGTGAGCTGCCTGCCCTCTTCCCCCTGTCTTGTTCTGATATCTCTGTTGTTACCAATATCCTACTCTGCTCCAGCCTATTGCATGGGCTTGGGACCTTCATCCCAATCTTCTTCTCTTATGCCCGCATTATCTCCACCATCCTGAGCATCAGCTCCACCACAGGCAGAAGCAAGGCTTTCTCCACCTGTTCCTCCCACCTCATCGCAGTGATCTTGTTCTTTGGCTCGGGTTTTCTTTGTTATCTCATGCCTCCGTCTGGCTCCTCTTTGGATTTGCTTCTCTCTGTACAGTACAGTGCAGTCACACCCATGCTGAATCCCCTCATCTACAGCCTAAAGAACAAGGAGGTGAAGGCAGCTGTGAAGAGGACATTAGGGAAACATCTATAA